A single region of the Pelecanus crispus isolate bPelCri1 chromosome 10, bPelCri1.pri, whole genome shotgun sequence genome encodes:
- the TMEM254 gene encoding transmembrane protein 254 gives MTAVAAGTERLRDGSCHFQRSRLIWMIAITFGMIILGWVTLWPSTIPYSYLGIFGSFLNYLVENHHKWVCYGFWVSWLIHVVEAFYSVKLCQSKGITDSAIQFQWFVQTLLFGYASFGLLVSYKPSAKKHH, from the exons ATgacggcggtggcggcgggcaCGGAGCGGCTCCGCGATGGCAGCTGCCACTTCCAGCGCTCCCGGCTCATCTGGATGATCGCCATCACCTTCGGCATGATCATCCTCGGC tgggtGACGCTTTGGCCTTCAACTATACCTTATAGTTATTTGGGAATATTTGGTAGCTTCCTTAATTATTTAGTGGAAAACCACCACAAATGGGTATGCTATGG gTTCTGGGTATCCTGGTTGATTCACGTAGTAGAAGCCTTCTACAGTGTTAAGTTATGCCA ATCTAAAGGAATCACTGACTCGGCAATTCAGTTTCAATGGTTCGTTCAGACACTTTTATTTGGGTACGCTTCCTTTGGTCTTCTGGTGTCTTACAAACCTTCAGCCAAGAAGCACCACTAG